The sequence below is a genomic window from Cicer arietinum cultivar CDC Frontier isolate Library 1 chromosome 6, Cicar.CDCFrontier_v2.0, whole genome shotgun sequence.
NNNNNNNNNNNNNNNNNNNNNNNNNNNNNNNNNNNNNNNNNNNNNNNNNNNNNNNNNNaatataaattaaaaattgaaaaccaaGCTGGTGCAAGTAGGCCAGTGcacatgtgtgtttgtgaatttttaattataacctATAATTGAACATTTGtttgacttaaataaatattttttaatataaattaaaaaattcaaagccAAGCCAAAGCAAGTAGGCCTACACCAATGGTTGTCGATCCATTTTCACGAGTGTTTGTGAATTGCTTAATTGTTTGAATGTAAAAAGAAaatgtaaatatattaaattattcaaatttgacaaattttaagattacaatgattttttttagatcTTTTGAGTTTTTAGACCACTTTTGATCggagactaaaaataataaatatcgtATTTGATTTGTGGTGATAACTCAatcttttcaaaacaaaacaaaacattgtACATTATATATTTGTTGTCTTGTGTTAAAACTCATACTTAATGCTCTCTCgttaaaataaagattaataaCAATTGTATAACAATTCATTAATTATAGCATTTATAAATTAGACAAAATAtctcatgtaatttttttatttaatttaagacaatatttaagttatttattaatttttattggatcttttatttaattttaaataacggtttgttcttttatgttttaaattaatgtcaataattttatctttttttacataaatccaaaaaattaatcatcatcttcaaacaaaactcagaaaattattaatgatctgtaacaaaattcatattttcgtcAAAATAATAcctcaaatctttaaataatcatatttttttttatctccaacaagaacatcaaatttatcaaataaataactcACATGTTAAGATATAGGTTAgggattttatttgaataaggatagaaaaagaagaaaatattgtcTTGGTAAATTTGGGATCAAATCTTAAAGTAtgagttctttatttgatgGATTTGATCTTGATGGAGATAAagatatgagtttatttgaagatttgagttttgattttgatgaatatatgaattttcttgaaattgatagttaattttatgagttttgtttgaagatgatggtgaattttatgtgttttgtaaaaaatagataatattgttcatattttaaaacataattgatcaattgttacttaaaattaaataaaatatcaaatcgagcaaaaaaaatatgaaaaacttaatttgttagctaaaattaaaataagggaTCACAGGAgatattttatctataaattatatataaaaaatgaaatattgaatATTTCATATATTGTTTTCGCTTATATTGTCCAGACGGTTACCCTTGACACAACACAAAATGTGACATTTCATGGAGCATATGCATTCATAGGTGTGTATAATTTATCActtcaacaaaatcaatataGTGCATCTTCAATTTGGGTTGAAAGTGGCCCACAAACACAACGTAATAGCATTCGAGTTGGAGTGGAGGtaatttacatttaattatgtataagccaaaatatttttgtttaatttcatgaaattaaattgtttgtgtgtgtgggagagagagagagatcaTTCTTTATTCTTTTGCgtttaaaattatgtttcaatatattattttcatcaatttcttgATATGCAAGGTTCATCCAAGTTTATATGAAGACAGTCGACTACGTATAACTGGTTATTGGACGGTAAGAATAATGCAttagataatttaaaaatatataatttgattgtggtcaaactcaatttgaatcaaatatgcaGGTGGATGGTCAAAAGAACAATGgatgttataattatgattgtTCAGGTTTTGTGCAAGTTAACCAAATGAAAAATTGTACTCTTGGAGCTCCCATACGTATCAAAACTGGCATTGGATCAACTAAAAAAGAATTTATGGGTTTCAGAATCCAACAGGTAAAACTGATTATAAAAAGaatgataattaaattgatGGGCTAAACagataatatttgttttttttttattggttgaTATCATATCCTAGTAACctattcaattatattttattgcttAAATATTTGTAGGATCGATCTACAGGCAATTGGTGGTTATCGCTTGTACCTAAACCAGTTTTTATTATTGGATATTGGCCAAAAGAATTATTCACTCATTTAAGTACAGGCGCATCATTGATTAGATTTGGAGGTCAAACATATGCTCCACCTAATATGGATAGTCCCCCAATGGGTAGTGGGAGATTGCctaaagaaaaattcaaaaactcgGGTTTCATGGGATCACTTCAAATTATTGATTCAGATTATAACCAAAATGACGTAAAACCTAAAGATATGAAGCGATATAGTGACACTGACTCAAATTGTTATGATTTGTGGTACCATGGTGATGAAGGACCTTTCTGGCGGCAAGCTTTTCTTTATGGTGGACCAGGTGGAAAATGTAATATATAATTGTATCAAcaagtttatttaataaaatgttggTTCACCCTTAATATAAATTGTCGATGTAAATAATGGTGTGCGAAAGTtgaaattcattcaaaaatatatatacaaactatactaaacttaacaaataaattaatataaaataaagaaataatgaaaaaatatctcatacattaatattttttatttaaaatagtgtTATTTACATATTATTTGATACACATTTTGTAACacacaattttttattgattaaaattaacatgaattttaataaacttaaatGAAACTCACACAATTTAATGAGATTCATGTAAATTTAACGAGATTCATTATGGTGGTGGTGGATTTGAGACATTTAGCCATAAAAAGTTTTCAATAGAGGTAATGAACGGGTTCGATGAACGGTTCTAGGACTTTTCTTAggtaaatataatttaatttaattaattaattaaaataaaataatttatattagatatatttaaaatttcgtCGAGATTGCAAAATTAGAAACTAAGATAAAAATACAGCtaaacattataataataattaatgacaACATTTGTTGTATGGGAGACAATGaacatatcaaaattattttggtctttaaattataagattatattattttaatttctaattcaataaaaaatataaattagtttttgaataataaaaatagttctTAAAATGTATAGtttaataatatcataaaaatatttaaaaaatatcatttattgtTAAAATAGTTATGATCATTATAATATCGTGAATTAAACTTatgaatttgaatattttatgagtTAAAGAACGAAAATAAAAGCATCTTATAGTTTCCTATATTAGAATTTACCCTCAAGAAAAACATTTGCAGGTGGCGTAAAATTGGATCTCGTGTGGTGCAGCTGTGGAGGGTGTATGGTAAGGATCTACATAATATGGCTATGATTTATGGTTCTAAAACATGAATGGTTCTGATAGCGCGTTGGAGAACGCGTATATGGTGTCGCGTGTCAGCGCATGTGGCAACGCGGAACAAGCGTTTTGGACATATGGGGTTGTGCTTTCTATGTGTGGCTGAGATTTGTTCTTCAAATTAAGGGATGGTCGAGATTGAGAGGAAAAAACAACTCTTCAGCAAGAAGTTAATTTCAGTTTCAAAAGTAACATTTGTTGATGGCAGAAAAGGAAATATGTGGAGAGAGTTTTACAGGTTCAACTTcaaaattaaagatattaaaCTAATTCTTTTAGCttgaaaaagttatttattGACAAGTTTGTATTgtcttttgtatattttttataataaatataattatttttattttaaagatataaaaatattaaatttaattaattgaatcgtaaaaaatatatttctcgTGTATGAATTTTATACTCCAATAGCTtctttaacaatttatttacaaaaaagtaacatgaaaattttgaagtgtaaaaaaattat
It includes:
- the LOC101511248 gene encoding protein neprosin-like isoform X2 translates to MALFLFLVIILFVACCNIGASSKTLLDEQYNSTVSDSIVHQVDNDFECVDIHKQPTLQHPLLKNHKIQLYPTFAKNIVRNRSYSKIVNECPTGKVPIYNRTRRHQIVNNSSSNLQIEDFQYYSQSSPGYHTVTLDTTQNVTFHGAYAFIGVYNLSLQQNQYSASSIWVESGPQTQRNSIRVGVEVHPSLYEDSRLRITGYWTVDGQKNNGCYNYDCSGFVQVNQMKNCTLGAPIRIKTGIGSTKKEFMGFRIQQDRSTGNWWLSLVPKPVFIIGYWPKELFTHLSTGASLIRFGGQTYAPPNMDSPPMGSGRLPKEKFKNSGFMGSLQIIDSDYNQNDVKPKDMKRYSDTDSNCYDLWYHGDEGPFWRQAFLYGGPGGKCNI